Below is a genomic region from Streptantibioticus cattleyicolor NRRL 8057 = DSM 46488.
CCGCACGTCCTGACGGACGAGGTCGGGCTGCGGCTGGCGGACCCGGGGGACGACTGGCGGCGGCGTCCGGACATGGAGCCGCGCTCCACCGCCCGCTACCGCGCGGGCGTGGTGGCCCGGGCGCGGTTCGTCGAGGACCTCGTCATGGAGCAGGCCGCCCGTGGCGTCGGCCAGTACGTGATCCTGGGGGCCGGCCTGGACACCTTCGCCCAGCGCCGTCCGGACGTCGCCGGACGCCTGCGGGTCTTCGAGGTCGACCAGCCCGCCACCCAGGAGTGGAAGCGCGGCCGGCTGGAGGCGCTGGGGTTGGGTGTGCCCGACCGGCTGCGGCTGGTCCCGGTGGACTTCGAGGCGGGCGATTCCTGGCCGGACCGGCTGGCGGGCGCCGGGTTCGACCCCGGCCGGCCCGCCGTGGTGGCCTCCACCGGGGTCAGCATGTACCTCACCGAGGAGGCCAACGCGGCCACCTTGCGCCAGGTCGCCTCGCTCGCCCCGGGCACCACCTTGGCCATGACGTTCCAGGCGCCGCTGGACCACGTGGTGGAGGAGGACCGCCTGGCACGCCAGGCCGCGCAGGACGGTGCCCGGACGTCGGGTACCCCCTTCATCAGCTTCTTCACCCCGCCGCAGATGCTGGCCATGGCCCGCGACGCCGGGTTCTCCGAGGTCCGCCACGTCTCGGCGGACGTCCTCAACGACCGTTACTTCACCGGGCGGACGGACGGCCTGCACACCTCCAACGCGGAGGAGTTCCTGGTGGCCACCGTCTGAATCTGACGCAACGTCAGTCGAGGACGGCCAGCAGCCGCTCGGCGAACTCCCGGGGACGCTCGGTGGCCCCCACGTGGCCGCCCGGGAACTCGGCGACCTCGGTGCCGAGCAGCTCCGCGAGCCTCGCCACCGGTCCGTACAGGGGGAGTTGACCGCGGGAGTCGCGTCCGGCGGCCGGCACCAGCCGGTCGCCGGCCCGGCGCAGCCCCGCCAGGTCGGGGACGGAGAACGCGAACGGGCACAGCACGCGCTCCAGGAAGACCGGCAGGTTGGCGTGCATGCGCGGCGCCATCTCCCGGATCTCCGGGGCCAGTTCGGTGGCCCGCTCCGCCTCCGCCCCGCCCCCGCCCAGCGCCTCGGCGAAGCGCGCCATGGCCGGGCCGGGACCGTCGGTGCGGCACAACTGCCGTACCTCGGCGAAGAGCGCCTTGTACGGTTCCGGGTCGGGCAGCAGCTCCAGCAGCGGCGGCTCGTGGGCGACCACGGTACGCAGTCGCTCGGGGTGCCGGGCCAGCAGCGCGAGGGCGGTGATCGCACCGGAGCTGCAACCGAGCACGCGCACCTCCTCGTCGGGTGCGAGGAGGTCCAGCAGCCGGAAGGCGTCGTCGCTCCACTCCTCGACGCTCTGGTCGGTCAGGGGGCCGTCGAGCCGGCTGCGGGACATCCCGCGCGGGTCGTAGGAGACCACGGTGTAACGGGTGGCGAGGTGCGGCGCCAGGCCCGCGTACAGCCCGGCGTCGGCGGCACCGCCGGGTATCAGCAGCAGCGGCGGACCACTGCCGCGCCGTTCGTGATGGAGGACGGCGCCGGGTACGCGCAGGGTGCCGGTCGTCGGCTCGGTCATCGGGTGCTCCGTAAGTTGTTAGGCGGCCCGGGAGGGCCGGATGTGGCTGATCGGGTCTTGCCAGTCGTGGCTCGAAGGGAGTGGCCGTCCGGTTCTCCGGGGCGCCCTGGCTGCTGATTGAGATGCGCGCGCCTTGCGCGGTCGCTGTTTACGGAGATGACAGCGGGGTGTTCCTCGGGCCGACGGCAGTTCACGCGGAACGAGGAGGGGCGAGTGAGCGAGCGGCGAGCCCAGGTCTGGGCCGGCATCGACGCCGGCAAGGGCCATCACTGGGCGGCGGTGGTCGACGAGAGCGGCCCGACCGTGTGGTCGAAGAAAATCGACAACGACGAGACGGCGATCCTGGCCGCGCTCGGTGAGATCCTCGACCTGGCCGAGAAGGTCCACTGGGCAGTGGACATCTCCGGTACCTCCTCCGCGCTGCTGCTGGCTCTGCTCGCGGCCCACGGCCAGCAGGCCGTCTACGTGCCCGGACGGACCGTCAACCGCATGTCCGGCGCCTACCGGGGCGAGGCCAAGACCGACGCCCGCGACGCCTACGTCATCGCCGAAACCGCCCGTCACCGCCGGGACTTGGCCGCCATCGACGTGCCCGTCCAGCTCGCGGCCCACCTCGCGCTGCTGACCGGCCACCGCACGGACCTGGTCGCCGACCGCGTACGGATGATCAATCGGCTCCGCGACGTGCTGACCGGCATCTTTCCCGCCCTGGAACGAGCCTTCGACTACTCGGCCCACAAGGGCGCCCTGGTCCTGCTGACCGGCTACCAGACCCCGGCCGCGATCCGCCGCCGAGGACGGACCCGCCTGACGGCCTGGCTGGCCAACCGCGGTGTCCGCGGCGCCGACGCGGTGGCCGCCACCGCACTGGAAGCCGCTGAGGCCCAGCACACCGCGCTGCCCGGCGAGGACATCGCCGCAGCGATCGTCGCCGACCTGGCTGCGCAGATCCTGGCCCTGGACGACCGCCTCAAGCGCATCGACAAGCAGATCCGCGACACCTTCCGCGCCCATCCTCAGGCCGAGATCATCGAGTCCCTGCCCGGCATGGGGCCGATCCTCGGGGCGGAGTTCGTCGTCGCGGCGGGCGACCTCACGGCTTACGCCGACGCCGGCCACCTCGCCTCGGCGGCCGGGCTGGTGCCCGTCCCGCGTGACTCGGGCCGGCGGACCGGCAACCTGCACCGGCCCAAGCGCTACAGCCGCCGCCTGCGCAGGGTTTTCTACCTGTCCGCGCAGACCAGCATCATCCGCGAGGGTCCTAACCGGGACTTCTACCTCAAGAAGCGCGGCGAAGGCTGCAAGCACGTCCAGGCGATCATTGCGCTCGCCCGCCGACGGGCCAGCGTCCTGTGGGCACTCCTGCGCGACGGACGGGCCTTCACCTCCGCCCCGCCTGCCGCGCAGGCGGCTTGACTCAGTCATTGAGTGATCCGATCTCCTGACGGCGACTCCCCAAAGGGGAGAAAATCGGGTTACGGCCGTCCGGCTGACGTCGCGGAATCTTGGTGCCACCGGAACCCGACATTGAGTAGGACGCCGGGGACCCGTCGTCAGGCACCCGGAAGTGTTGCTTCGAGCATGTGCATCAGATTCTTTTGCCTGCTTGGTCCCCGCCGGACGGCTGCTGCACAACAGCACACCGCGCGAGGGGAGGACCGGGGCATGGACGTTGTCCACGAACGATGCGCCGGGATCGATATCGGCAAGGCGGACGTGAAGGTCTGCGTCCGCGTTCCAGGGCCGGGCAAACGGCGCCGGAAAGAGGTACGCACCTTCTCCACCATGACCCGTGACCTGCTGGCGATGCGGGACTGGCTGATCGCCGAGGGCATCACCGTGGTCGGCATGGAGGCCACCGGCTCGTACTGGAAGCCGGTGTTCTACCTGCTGGAGAACGACATCGGGACCTGGCTGCTCAACGCCCGGCACATGAAGAACGTCCCCGGCCGCACCGACGTCGCCGATTCCGAGTGGATCTGCAAGATGGTCGAACACGGCCTGGTCCGGCCCTCGTTCGTCCCGCCGCCGGAGATCCGGCAGCTGCGGGACCTGACCCGCTACCGCACCGAGGTCATCCGCGAACGCACCCGCGAGGCCCAGCGGCTGGAGAAGCTTCTCGAAGACGCCGGGATCAAGCTCTCCGCCGTCGTCTCCGACCTGCTGGGCAAGTCGTCCCGCGCGATGCTGGAGGCCCTGATCGCCGGAGAACGCGACCCGCTGGTCCTGGCGGAGATGGCCAAGGCCAGCATGCGAGCCAAACGCGCGGTCCTGGCCCAGGCGCTGACCGGCCGGTTCACCGACCACCACGCGTTCCTGGCCCGCACCATGCTCGACCGCATCGGCGCGGTAACCGCGACCGAGGCCCGGCTGAGCGAGGAGATCACCCGCCAGCTCGCCCCCTTTCGCCGACAGGTCGAGCTGCTGACGACGATCCCGGGCGTCAACGCCAAGTCCGCCGAGGTGATCCTCGCCGAGATCGGCGTGGACATGAGCCGTTTCCCCACGGCTGCCCACCTGGCCTCGTGGGCCGGGATGTGTCCGGGCAACCACGAGTCCGCCGGCAAGCACACCTCCGGCAAGTCCCGCCCCGGCGACCCCTGGCTCAAGGGCGCCCTCGGGCTCGCCGCAACAGCAGCCGCCCGCACCAAGGGCACCTACCTTGCCGCCCGCTACAAACGCATCGCAGTCCGCCGCGGCAAGAAACGCGCACTGGTCGCCATCGGCCACACCATCCTGACCCCGATCTGGCACATGCTCACCAACGACGCCGAATACGCTGAACTCGGAGGCGACTACTTCGTCCAACGAACCGGCCGGGCCAGGCAGACGCGGCGCCTGGTCAGCCAGCTCAACATGCTCGGCTATCAAGTGTCCCTCCAATCAGCGGAAGCGGTCTGACCTGCGGGGGTGGTTGATTTTCGAATCAGACTCCCGTCGGGTTGGGACGGCCAGTGCTCCAGCGTGATGTGCAGCGCTTCGAGCACGCGCGACCAGGACCGCCGTACGTCGCGCGGATGCCCGAAGCCGCCGCCGAGTTCCAGCTGGATGTAGCCGTGGAAGGTGCTGCGCAGCAGGCGGGCGGCGTCGGTGAGGTCGGGGTCGGTGAGGCCGTAGGCGCGCAGCATGCCGTGGGTCAGCTCGACGCTGCGGCGCAGCGCGACCGAACCGGCGATCTCCTCGGGTTCGAGACGTGTCTGGGACGCCGCGTAGCGGCCGGGGTGTTCGAGCGCGTAGTCGCGGTAGGCGTCGGCGAAGGCGATCAGCGCGTCCTTGCCGGCCCGGCCGGCCACCGCCGTGGCGATGCGGTCGGTCAGCTCCTCGCCGGACAGCAGCGCGATCCGGACGCGCAGCTCCCGCAGGTTCTTGATGTGCGAG
It encodes:
- a CDS encoding class I SAM-dependent methyltransferase, translating into MPEQHTEIPDNTAVRVALWRALHIEADPPPHVLTDEVGLRLADPGDDWRRRPDMEPRSTARYRAGVVARARFVEDLVMEQAARGVGQYVILGAGLDTFAQRRPDVAGRLRVFEVDQPATQEWKRGRLEALGLGVPDRLRLVPVDFEAGDSWPDRLAGAGFDPGRPAVVASTGVSMYLTEEANAATLRQVASLAPGTTLAMTFQAPLDHVVEEDRLARQAAQDGARTSGTPFISFFTPPQMLAMARDAGFSEVRHVSADVLNDRYFTGRTDGLHTSNAEEFLVATV
- a CDS encoding IS110 family RNA-guided transposase, producing the protein MSERRAQVWAGIDAGKGHHWAAVVDESGPTVWSKKIDNDETAILAALGEILDLAEKVHWAVDISGTSSALLLALLAAHGQQAVYVPGRTVNRMSGAYRGEAKTDARDAYVIAETARHRRDLAAIDVPVQLAAHLALLTGHRTDLVADRVRMINRLRDVLTGIFPALERAFDYSAHKGALVLLTGYQTPAAIRRRGRTRLTAWLANRGVRGADAVAATALEAAEAQHTALPGEDIAAAIVADLAAQILALDDRLKRIDKQIRDTFRAHPQAEIIESLPGMGPILGAEFVVAAGDLTAYADAGHLASAAGLVPVPRDSGRRTGNLHRPKRYSRRLRRVFYLSAQTSIIREGPNRDFYLKKRGEGCKHVQAIIALARRRASVLWALLRDGRAFTSAPPAAQAA
- a CDS encoding alpha/beta fold hydrolase, whose protein sequence is MTEPTTGTLRVPGAVLHHERRGSGPPLLLIPGGAADAGLYAGLAPHLATRYTVVSYDPRGMSRSRLDGPLTDQSVEEWSDDAFRLLDLLAPDEEVRVLGCSSGAITALALLARHPERLRTVVAHEPPLLELLPDPEPYKALFAEVRQLCRTDGPGPAMARFAEALGGGGAEAERATELAPEIREMAPRMHANLPVFLERVLCPFAFSVPDLAGLRRAGDRLVPAAGRDSRGQLPLYGPVARLAELLGTEVAEFPGGHVGATERPREFAERLLAVLD
- a CDS encoding IS110 family RNA-guided transposase, whose protein sequence is MDVVHERCAGIDIGKADVKVCVRVPGPGKRRRKEVRTFSTMTRDLLAMRDWLIAEGITVVGMEATGSYWKPVFYLLENDIGTWLLNARHMKNVPGRTDVADSEWICKMVEHGLVRPSFVPPPEIRQLRDLTRYRTEVIRERTREAQRLEKLLEDAGIKLSAVVSDLLGKSSRAMLEALIAGERDPLVLAEMAKASMRAKRAVLAQALTGRFTDHHAFLARTMLDRIGAVTATEARLSEEITRQLAPFRRQVELLTTIPGVNAKSAEVILAEIGVDMSRFPTAAHLASWAGMCPGNHESAGKHTSGKSRPGDPWLKGALGLAATAAARTKGTYLAARYKRIAVRRGKKRALVAIGHTILTPIWHMLTNDAEYAELGGDYFVQRTGRARQTRRLVSQLNMLGYQVSLQSAEAV
- a CDS encoding TetR/AcrR family transcriptional regulator, with translation MVRAGLTVARLTEAAARMADEVGIEKVTISALARQFGVKDASLYSHIKNLRELRVRIALLSGEELTDRIATAVAGRAGKDALIAFADAYRDYALEHPGRYAASQTRLEPEEIAGSVALRRSVELTHGMLRAYGLTDPDLTDAARLLRSTFHGYIQLELGGGFGHPRDVRRSWSRVLEALHITLEHWPSQPDGSLIRKSTTPAGQTASADWRDT